The Nerophis lumbriciformis linkage group LG07, RoL_Nlum_v2.1, whole genome shotgun sequence genome window below encodes:
- the LOC133609446 gene encoding melanoma receptor tyrosine-protein kinase-like: MRRRGRRRRRRRGRRRKEGSTSTLAHVACRGPCGSARRCSTVFVFQQKKKKTSVDVKMCGGGVLDYFLLFFLLTSDRCCSTPTDRKVCQGMSNQLTMLGTAQNHYNNMVKMYANCSVVLDNLEITHILQHQDLSFLQSIQEVGGYVLIAINQAAIVPLVNLKLIRGQNLYEGQYALLVMSNYHRNNSSSTVSYTSGVRQLQLSSLTEILRGGVKITHNHLLCNMDTIQWEDILDKTSKPTLLLKMDDFARDCEPCHESCVNGSCWAAGQEHCQKFTKTQCAEQCSRRCRGPEPSDCCNEHCAAGCTGPRATDCLACRLFNDNGTCKDACPPATLYDLKTHQVINNPNARFTYGATCVKSCPRNYVVTGGSCVRTCGPGMYEVDDKGVQRCRTCEGVCPKACDGLGVGALSNTMAIDAFNIDSFQNCTKINGNIYLIQSSFIGDAHFKIPPMDPVKLEYFRTVKEITGCLVITSWPVNMTSLSVFENLEIIRGRTTYSDHSLVVVNLQNLQWLGLRSLEEVSAGNVIVKDNPQLCYTRSDQWGNLFRSPDQLIKLKNVTPPQLCQQQNHTCDEQCSDQGCWGPGPTMCVSCRHFDRRGRCVALCHLLHGEPREVAANRSCVECHGECLVMDETPTCHGAGADQCSQCARFKDGLHCVPRCPHGVMGDSDLMIWKYGDGAGQCQPCHQNCTEGCTGPGLSGCSGASSHSTLAVGVVSGLLVIVLLVVVVFVLLRRRRIKRKRTLRRLLQERELVEPLTPSGEAPNQALLRMLKETELKKIRVLGSGAFGTVYKGLWIPDGENVKIPVAIKVLREATSPKANKEILDEAYVMASVDHPHVCRLLGICLTSSVQLVTQLMAYGCLLDYVRHHQENVGAQWLLNWCVQIAKGMSYLEERHLVHRDLAARNVLVKTPNHVKITDFGLAKLLTADEKEYHSDGGKVPIKWMALESILQWTYTHQSDVWSYGVTVWELMTFGSKPYDSIPASEVASVLERGERLPQPPICTIDVYMLMVKCWMIDSSSRPRFRELVVEFSKMARDPSRYLVLQCDPPSPSDGRFYSRLLSSDDTDDVVDVEEYLLPYKGPDNHSNAACRAAAHPTRTNSLAMRYISDPTGNMADQVDLSVHKYINQAESGPGSRLADVYNPNYEDLSLAWGVASPPFLPEDRKAMEGPEYLNTAQSSLPRMASLDNPDYQADFLPLAKPSNMRAGDHEYLGLAGAMQTSVC, encoded by the exons TGTGTCAAGGGATGAGCAACCAGCTGACGATGCTCGGCACTGCTCAAAACCACTACAACAACATGGTGAAGATGTACGCCAACTGCTCCGTGGTCCTGGACAACCTAGAGATCACACACATTCTGCAGCACCAGGACCTCTCTTTCCTCCAG TCCATCCAGGAAGTCGGCGGCTACGTTCTGATCGCCATTAACCAGGCGGCGATCGTCCCGCTGGTCAACCTGAAGCTGATCCGAGGTCAGAACCTTTACGAGGGTCAGTACGCCCTGCTGGTCATGTCCAACTACCACAGAAACAACTCGTCCTCCACGGTCAGCTACACCAGCGGCGTCAGACAGCTTCAGCTCAGCAGCCTGACCG AGATTCTTCGAGGCGGAGTTAAGATTACTCATAATCACTTGCTATGCAACATGGACACCATCCAGTGGGAGGACATATTGGACAAAACCAGCAAGCCCACATTGCTTTTAAAGATGGACGACTTTGCACGTGACT GTGAGCCCTGCCATGAGTCATGTGTCAACGGGTCATGCTGGGCGGCCGGACAGGAGCACTGCCAGAAAT TCACCAAGACCCAGTGTGCCGAGCAGTGCAGCAGGCGTTGTCGCGGTCCGGAACCCAGCGACTGTTGTAACGAGCACTGTGCGGCGGGCTgcaccggcccgcgggccaccgACTGTCTG GCGTGCCGGCTGTTCAACGACAATGGCACCTGCAAGGACGCGTGTCCTCCTGCCACGCTCTACGATCTGAAAACACACCAAGTCATCAATAACCCCAACGCCAGGTTCACCTACGGCGCCACCTGCGTCAAGTCCTGCCCGC gcaaCTACGTGGTGACCGGAGGCTCCTGCGTGCGCACGTGCGGCCCAGGCATGTACGAGGTGGATGACAAAGGCGTGCAGCGCTGTCGAACCTGCGAGGGAGTGTGTCCTAAAG CGTGCGATGGCCTTGGCGTGGGCGCTCTTAGCAACACCATGGCCATCGACGCCTTCAACATCGATTCGTTCCAAAACTGCACCAAGATCAACGGCAACATCTACCTCATCCAGAGCTCCTTCATCGG GGACGCTCACTTTAAGATCCCGCCCATGGACCCGGTTAAGCTGGAATACTTTCGGACCGTAAAGGAAATCACAG GATGCTTGGTGATTACGTCCTGGCCCGTGAACATGACGTCTCTGTCTGTGTTCGAGAACCTGGAGATCATCCGAGGAAGAACCACGTATTC AGACCACAGCTTGGTCGTGGTGAATCTCCAGAACCTTCAGTGGCTGGGCCTGCGCTCCCTGGAGGAGGTCAGCGCGGGGAATGTGATCGTGAAGGACAACCCCCAGCTGTGCTACACTCGCAGTGATCAGTGGGGCAACCTCTTCCGATCGCCGGACCAATTAATCAAGCTGAAAAACGTGACGCCGCCCCAACTCTGCC AGCAACAGAACCACACCTGTGACGAGCAGTGTTCAGACCAAGGCTGCTGGGGCCCCGGGCCAACTATGTGTGTCTCCTGCCGCCACTTTGACCGCAGGGGGCGCTGTGTGGCCTTATGCCACTTGCTGCATGG GGAGCCCCGGGAGGTGGCGGCAAACAGAAGTTGTGTGGAATGTCACGGCGAGTGTCTGGTGATGGACGAGACGCCGACCTGCCACGGAGCG GGTGCTGACCAGTGTTCCCAGTGCGCCCGCTTCAAAGATGGCCTCCACTGTGTGCCGCGATGCCCTCATGGCGTGATGGGGGACAGCGACTTGATGATCTGGAAATACGGCGACGGCGCTGGCCAGTGCCAGCCGTGTCACCAGAACTGCACCGAGGG GTGCACAGGTCCTGGACTCTCGGGTTGCTCAGG AGCGTCCTCGCACTCCACGCTGGCGGTGGGCGTGGTCAGCGGGCTCTTGGTTATTGTCCTCCTCGTGGTGGTGGTCTTTGTGTTGCTACGGCGACGGCGAATCAAGAGGAAAAGGACGCTTCGTCGCCTTTTGCAGGAGCGAGAG CTGGTGGAGCCACTGACCCCCAGTGGCGAGGCCCCCAATCAGGCGCTGCTGAGGATGCTGAAGGAGACGGAGCTGAAGAAGATCAGGGTTCTCGGCTCTGGTGCTTTCGGGACTGTATACAAA GGTTTGTGGATCCCCGATGGCGAGAACGTGAAGATCCCGGTCGCCATCAAAGTCCTACGGGAGGCGACGTCGCCCAAAGCCAACAAAGAAATCCTGGAC GAGGCGTACGTGATGGCGAGCGTGGACCACCCTCACGTGTGTCGTCTGCTCGGGATCTGCCTGACGTCGTCCGTGCAGCTGGTGACTCAGCTGATGGCGTACGGCTGCCTGCTGGACTACGTGCGACACCACCAAGAGAACGTGGGCGCTCAATGGCTGCTCAACTGGTGCGTCCAGATAGCCAAG GGCATGAGCTACCTGGAAGAGCGCCACCTGGTACACCGGGACCTGGCCGCGAGGAACGTTCTGGTGAAAACTCCCAATCATGTCAAGATCACAGACTTTGGCCTCGCCAAACTTCTGACGGCGGACGAGAAGGAGTACCACTCTGACGGAGGAAAG GTTCCTATCAAGTGGATGGCCCTGGAGTCCATCCTCCAGTGGACCTACACACACCAGAGTGATGTCTGGAGTTACG GCGTCACCGTGTGGGAGCTAATGACGTTCGGCTCCAAGCCGTACGACAGCATCCCTGCCAGCGAGGTGGCGTCTGTCCTGGAGCGAGGCGAGCGCCTGCCGCAGCCGCCCATCTGCACCATCGACGTCTACATGCTGATGGTCAAGT GTTGGATGATCGACTCGTCCAGTCGACCCAGGTTCAGGGAACTCGTCGTGGAGTTCTCCAAGATGGCTCGGGATCCGTCCAGGTACCTGGTCCTGCAG TGTGACCCGCCCAGCCCGTCCGACGGCAGGTTCTACTCCCGCCTGCTCAGCTCGGACGACACCGACGATGTTGTGGACGTCGAGGAGTATTTGCTGCCCTACAAAGGCCCTGATAACCATAGCAACGCCGCCTGCAGAGCCGCG GCTCATCCTACGCGCACAAACAGCCTCGCCATGCGTTACATCAGCGACCCGACAGGCAACATGGCCGACCAAGTTGACCTCAGCGTCCACA AGTACATCAACCAGGCGGAGAGCGGGCCCGGCAGCAGGCTCGCAGATGTCTACAATCCCAACTACGAGGACCTGAGTCTGGCGTGGGGCGTCGCCTCGCCACCCTTCCTGCCAGAGGACCGAAAAGCCATGGAGGGACCCGAGTACTTAAACACAGCGCAAAGCTCGCTGCCCCGCATGGCGAGCCTGGACAACCCAGACTACCAGGCCGACTTCCTGCCTCTGGCCAAACCCTCTAACATGCGTGCCGGGGACCACGAGTACTTGGGCCTGGCCGGTGCAATGCAGACATCTGTCTGCTAG